From Myxococcales bacterium, a single genomic window includes:
- a CDS encoding tetratricopeptide repeat protein produces MQQTTNFETRDQSPIRSATPRSRLSFGIVAFFALVGLLLGGCYNDPETRLAEIRAIQAGGRFDESIKPLRVLLTADPDHPEANYRLGVALVQTGRASLALWPLMKATNSEEYGVQAGLLLTATLISQDSHEEAIRAINRVLERDPDNRVALYGRAQALLGAARPDAALEDAEHILTLKPGDAHGYAIKMSSLVDLKRFDEAEASQLELIKITEEGTSVDKAARACGILARFYADQGDNDKSQQTHEVCLEKYPAHPMVRSWASSFYIITDQADKAIEIWRGAVDNNPENFDLRSTLADMLADNGAVEEAEALMENSAKLFDTARAYQKLSNLYRQNNKPEEARKALQTALSRTKREPDVLRFTVGDLFIEEGDLDSAEEVAKSLKEPSYRHLLTGAILLARDKPAEALQKLDEALRLWPNNARARYLAGVAAQRSGNHDRATVEFRESVRASETETDASLQLARIYFTMGKFKIARQFAARHVQNRPLDKPDAHIIDARSADKLGDLESAYRVLDALQQTIFAGDAIAERATLVSEHEGLAQAIDVIEKSDLDLADSANLVALQTYIKLLFAADRKGDAVAAASALYERNPESAIAMETKGRTLALEGRIHEASALIDAAIAQDPELASALEAKGNLTARTGDLDTALTYFDRAAAIGRGDPDYAYSAAMLVRSQGKTEDYVARLRKIAKRQPGHVPATNDLAWHLAETDSELDLALTLATRASSMQPDADTLDTLGWVQLKRGSHAKAIESFNKALELRPDSPSIRFRLGVALAKAGSNQQARAALEQAIEGSTFPELIDAKAELARLGDSS; encoded by the coding sequence ATGCAACAAACGACCAATTTCGAGACCCGCGATCAATCCCCGATCAGGAGCGCCACCCCCAGGTCGCGGCTCAGCTTCGGAATCGTCGCATTTTTCGCGCTCGTCGGCCTGCTCCTGGGAGGCTGCTACAACGATCCCGAGACCCGGCTTGCCGAGATTCGCGCGATTCAGGCCGGGGGGCGCTTCGACGAGTCGATCAAGCCATTGCGCGTGCTCTTGACCGCCGATCCCGACCATCCCGAGGCCAACTACCGACTGGGCGTGGCCCTGGTACAAACCGGTCGTGCCAGCCTTGCGCTGTGGCCATTAATGAAAGCGACCAACAGTGAAGAGTACGGAGTCCAGGCGGGCCTGCTCCTCACCGCCACGCTGATTTCGCAGGATTCCCACGAAGAGGCGATCCGCGCAATCAACCGGGTGCTCGAAAGGGACCCCGACAATCGCGTCGCCCTCTACGGTCGCGCCCAGGCACTGCTCGGCGCCGCCCGGCCAGACGCAGCCCTGGAAGACGCAGAGCACATTTTGACGCTCAAGCCCGGGGACGCCCACGGGTATGCGATCAAGATGTCATCCCTGGTCGATCTCAAGCGCTTTGACGAAGCGGAAGCGAGCCAACTCGAGTTGATCAAGATCACCGAAGAGGGAACCAGTGTCGACAAGGCCGCACGCGCCTGCGGCATCCTCGCGCGCTTTTATGCAGATCAGGGCGATAACGACAAATCGCAGCAGACCCACGAAGTTTGTCTCGAAAAGTATCCCGCGCATCCCATGGTTCGATCGTGGGCGTCGAGCTTCTATATCATTACCGACCAGGCCGACAAAGCGATCGAGATCTGGCGCGGTGCGGTGGACAACAACCCGGAAAACTTCGACCTGCGCTCGACCTTGGCAGACATGCTCGCCGACAACGGAGCCGTCGAAGAGGCCGAAGCACTGATGGAAAACAGCGCGAAGCTGTTCGATACCGCGCGGGCCTACCAAAAGCTCTCGAACCTGTACCGACAGAACAACAAACCCGAAGAAGCCCGCAAGGCACTCCAAACGGCACTCTCGAGGACCAAGCGCGAGCCCGACGTGCTTCGCTTCACGGTGGGCGATCTGTTCATTGAAGAAGGGGATCTCGACAGCGCCGAAGAAGTCGCAAAGAGCCTCAAGGAGCCCAGCTACCGGCATCTTCTGACTGGCGCCATCCTGTTGGCGCGAGACAAGCCCGCCGAAGCCCTCCAGAAACTCGACGAAGCGCTCCGTCTGTGGCCCAACAACGCGCGAGCGCGCTACCTCGCAGGGGTCGCGGCCCAGCGCTCGGGGAACCACGATCGCGCGACTGTCGAATTTCGCGAATCGGTGCGTGCATCAGAAACAGAAACTGATGCTTCACTCCAACTCGCGCGAATCTACTTCACGATGGGGAAATTCAAAATCGCCCGACAGTTCGCGGCGCGGCACGTTCAGAATCGTCCACTCGACAAGCCCGATGCGCACATCATCGACGCGCGCTCGGCCGACAAACTTGGCGATCTCGAGTCGGCCTATCGAGTTCTGGACGCACTCCAACAGACCATATTCGCCGGAGACGCGATCGCCGAGCGTGCCACCCTGGTGAGCGAGCACGAAGGTCTTGCCCAGGCGATCGACGTGATCGAAAAGAGCGATCTCGACCTCGCAGACAGCGCAAATCTGGTGGCCCTGCAGACCTACATCAAGTTGCTGTTTGCCGCGGACCGCAAGGGCGATGCGGTAGCCGCTGCGAGCGCCCTCTACGAGCGCAATCCCGAGAGCGCAATTGCCATGGAAACGAAGGGACGAACGCTGGCCCTCGAGGGTCGAATCCACGAAGCGAGCGCATTGATCGACGCTGCGATCGCGCAGGATCCGGAACTTGCCTCGGCCCTCGAAGCGAAGGGCAATCTCACCGCACGCACAGGAGATCTGGATACTGCACTCACCTACTTCGACCGGGCGGCCGCAATCGGTCGCGGCGACCCCGACTACGCCTACTCGGCGGCGATGCTCGTGCGAAGCCAGGGCAAAACCGAGGACTACGTCGCACGCTTGCGCAAGATCGCCAAAAGACAGCCGGGACACGTTCCCGCAACCAACGATCTCGCATGGCATCTGGCCGAGACCGACTCCGAACTCGATCTGGCACTCACCCTCGCCACCCGGGCATCTTCCATGCAGCCCGACGCGGACACTCTCGACACTCTCGGATGGGTTCAGCTCAAGCGGGGGTCCCATGCAAAGGCGATCGAATCCTTCAACAAGGCGCTAGAGCTGCGACCCGACTCCCCGTCGATTCGCTTCCGGCTCGGTGTGGCATTGGCAAAGGCCGGCTCGAACCAACAAGCGCGAGCAGCGCTCGAACAGGCGATCGAGGGCAGCACATTTCCCGAACTCATTGACGCCAAAGCCGAGCTGGCGCGGCTCGGTGACTCTTCTTAG
- a CDS encoding PEP-CTERM sorting domain-containing protein (PEP-CTERM proteins occur, often in large numbers, in the proteomes of bacteria that also encode an exosortase, a predicted intramembrane cysteine proteinase. The presence of a PEP-CTERM domain at a protein's C-terminus predicts cleavage within the sorting domain, followed by covalent anchoring to some some component of the (usually Gram-negative) cell surface. Many PEP-CTERM proteins exhibit an unusual sequence composition that includes large numbers of potential glycosylation sites. Expression of one such protein has been shown restore the ability of a bacterium to form floc, a type of biofilm.) → MRNMLVAALAFGMALAFSTPASAGLATLDPAQSFLDIKLGSIPRIRLNAQSASVTISGGPGAHSIAESASVFQTDTFTVQSAAFTGFPDLTGLKISLHAGIGNFGENASYVNPFGPGPIQGFGGSEANTGFATLTAGGFQFLISLGNLGSGGMTTLAAVLQNVLVVTGAPFNTGPAVITGLSSNILRVPSLGSITGVAFTLNLTTVQLLTAIELTTGAGAKLENSMVTLSSGFNGLVSEDSSGQIKMVSPFRLKTGGLAGNIAGSVTKTFTFVPEPGTMLLLISGAAGLAIVGRKRMRK, encoded by the coding sequence ATGCGCAATATGTTAGTAGCCGCATTGGCTTTCGGGATGGCGCTCGCCTTCTCGACCCCGGCGAGTGCGGGGCTTGCCACGCTGGATCCGGCCCAAAGTTTCTTGGATATCAAGCTTGGTTCCATTCCTCGGATTCGCCTCAACGCGCAATCCGCGAGCGTTACAATCAGCGGCGGACCCGGGGCACACTCCATCGCCGAGTCTGCAAGTGTCTTCCAGACGGACACCTTCACAGTTCAATCGGCGGCCTTCACTGGTTTTCCAGATCTCACCGGACTCAAGATCAGCTTGCACGCGGGTATCGGTAATTTCGGTGAGAACGCCTCTTACGTCAACCCATTCGGGCCCGGTCCGATTCAAGGTTTCGGTGGTTCTGAAGCCAACACGGGTTTCGCGACCCTCACCGCCGGTGGCTTCCAGTTCCTGATCTCTCTGGGCAACCTCGGCTCCGGCGGCATGACGACTCTGGCCGCAGTACTCCAGAACGTTCTCGTCGTCACCGGCGCACCGTTCAATACCGGCCCCGCAGTAATCACCGGTCTTTCCTCGAACATCTTGCGAGTGCCGAGCCTGGGCAGCATCACGGGTGTGGCGTTCACCCTCAACCTGACCACGGTTCAGCTGCTCACCGCAATCGAACTCACGACCGGCGCGGGAGCGAAACTGGAAAACAGCATGGTAACCCTCAGCAGTGGGTTCAATGGTCTGGTCTCCGAGGATTCGAGCGGTCAGATCAAGATGGTTTCGCCCTTCCGCCTGAAGACTGGCGGCCTTGCGGGTAACATTGCGGGTTCCGTCACCAAGACGTTCACCTTCGTTCCGGAGCCGGGCACTATGCTGCTGCTCATCAGCGGCGCTGCTGGCCTGGCGATCGTTGGCCGAAAGCGAATGCGCAAGTAA
- a CDS encoding sulfatase — MANRTFSDSAWIYFAGAGLLIVAAIASQIEVNLPRDRPERPVEALLELGARDDLNVLFIVIDTLRADRMNAYGYHRQTSPIMADLAAGGIRFASVESQSSWTKASMASMWQAMYPQYTGIQRYFQSMTDDAEMPTEILHDGGIITGGIWRNGWVAANFGFNQGFDLYVRPHPVRRGDMQKGNPSARNLNGSDYDATEAAFGFFDAYKQDRWFLYVHYMDVHQFAYADTSPIYGTSVSDFYDSSIHWVDRNVGMLVDALQDHNLVDKTLIVIMSDHGEAFWEHGQEGHARTLFREVQGVPLLIIPPFKIPGGIVVEPQVANVDIWPTILDLLDLPPLGRADGKSLLPLMLAAGSSDPPGPDAQALANRTLYAQLDLSWGKVGVDSDPLVSMIKGDYRAILRNKIDGQEWLYDHSVDPLERNNLAQEKPDLFSELKAEIQAFLARTPDDPVETEDVELSEMRLHQLRALGYMIEPRTKKNAPGGDD; from the coding sequence ATGGCAAACCGCACGTTCTCCGATTCAGCCTGGATCTACTTCGCCGGGGCAGGCCTTCTCATCGTCGCCGCCATCGCGAGCCAGATCGAGGTGAATCTTCCCCGCGATCGTCCCGAAAGGCCGGTGGAAGCTCTGCTCGAACTCGGAGCGCGCGACGATCTCAACGTCCTCTTCATCGTGATCGACACGCTGCGGGCCGACCGCATGAACGCCTACGGCTACCACCGGCAGACAAGTCCGATCATGGCCGATCTGGCCGCAGGCGGGATCCGCTTCGCATCCGTTGAGAGTCAGTCGAGCTGGACCAAGGCTTCGATGGCTTCCATGTGGCAGGCAATGTACCCGCAATACACCGGCATTCAGCGCTACTTCCAGTCGATGACCGACGATGCCGAGATGCCCACCGAAATCCTTCACGACGGCGGAATCATCACCGGTGGCATCTGGCGCAACGGATGGGTGGCAGCAAATTTTGGCTTCAATCAGGGGTTCGATCTCTACGTTCGTCCTCATCCGGTCCGTCGCGGAGACATGCAAAAGGGGAATCCTTCTGCCCGCAATTTGAACGGAAGCGACTATGACGCCACCGAGGCGGCCTTCGGATTTTTTGATGCGTACAAGCAGGACCGATGGTTCCTCTACGTCCACTATATGGACGTACACCAGTTTGCCTACGCCGATACCTCACCGATCTATGGAACCAGCGTCAGTGACTTCTACGACTCGTCCATCCACTGGGTGGATCGCAACGTCGGCATGCTTGTCGACGCATTGCAGGATCACAACCTGGTCGACAAGACCTTGATCGTGATCATGTCCGACCACGGTGAGGCGTTCTGGGAGCACGGCCAGGAAGGACACGCGCGCACACTCTTCCGCGAGGTGCAGGGTGTTCCCCTGTTGATCATCCCGCCCTTCAAAATTCCGGGAGGGATCGTCGTCGAGCCGCAGGTTGCGAACGTCGATATCTGGCCCACGATCCTCGATCTGCTGGACCTTCCGCCCCTGGGGCGCGCGGACGGAAAATCGCTGCTGCCGTTGATGTTGGCGGCGGGGAGCAGCGATCCTCCTGGCCCAGACGCCCAGGCTCTCGCGAATCGCACCCTCTACGCTCAACTCGATCTCTCCTGGGGCAAGGTGGGAGTCGATTCAGACCCGCTCGTTTCCATGATCAAGGGCGACTACCGCGCCATCTTGCGCAACAAGATCGACGGCCAGGAATGGCTCTACGATCACTCCGTCGACCCGTTGGAAAGAAACAATCTCGCCCAGGAGAAGCCGGATCTCTTCTCCGAACTCAAGGCCGAGATTCAGGCATTTCTCGCTCGGACTCCCGACGACCCGGTTGAAACCGAGGACGTCGAGTTGTCGGAAATGCGCCTGCATCAGTTGCGGGCGCTCGGCTACATGATCGAGCCGCGAACCAAAAAAAATGCGCCGGGTGGGGATGATTGA
- a CDS encoding D-alanine--D-alanine ligase, protein MSKLRVGLLFGGRSVEHQVSIRSATSILAALDTKRYDITLIGVDPAGRWHAAPAGTLPGALLAEGARALPDSDTREVMLPATPEGATLISADGSESLLGADLDVVIPIIHGRGGEDGTLQGLLQLAGVAYVGSGVLSSAIQMDKDVAKRLLQADGLPVVPWITFKGNDLLPEQISETARIGLEQLGAPLFVKPANSGSSVGIRRAEDINTLVAAIEDARRYDTKVLLEQAVDARELEVAVMGNDTPQASLAGEIRPKGGFYDYEAKYVDDATELIIPADLTQTESDAIRELAVRAYKTLDAAGLARVDFLMRRDDGTIFINELNSLPGFTQISMYPRLWEATGLSYTDLLDRLIELALERHEQDAALITHYEG, encoded by the coding sequence ATGAGCAAGTTGCGGGTGGGATTGCTTTTTGGGGGGAGGTCCGTCGAACACCAGGTCTCCATCCGTTCGGCGACATCGATTCTCGCAGCCCTCGACACCAAGCGATACGACATCACCCTGATTGGCGTCGACCCGGCAGGACGCTGGCACGCGGCGCCCGCCGGAACCCTGCCCGGAGCGCTGCTCGCAGAAGGAGCACGGGCACTGCCTGACAGCGATACCCGGGAAGTGATGCTCCCCGCCACGCCCGAGGGCGCAACGCTAATTTCCGCGGACGGCAGCGAATCACTACTCGGCGCCGACCTCGACGTGGTCATTCCGATCATCCACGGGCGAGGTGGCGAGGACGGTACGCTCCAGGGCTTGTTGCAGCTGGCCGGCGTAGCCTATGTGGGTTCCGGGGTATTGAGTTCCGCCATACAGATGGACAAAGACGTCGCCAAGCGCCTGTTGCAAGCCGACGGCCTGCCCGTCGTGCCATGGATCACCTTCAAGGGTAACGATCTGCTGCCCGAACAGATCTCCGAAACCGCGCGGATCGGCCTCGAGCAGCTGGGTGCGCCACTCTTCGTCAAGCCAGCCAATTCGGGTTCGTCTGTCGGCATCCGACGAGCGGAGGACATCAACACCCTGGTTGCGGCCATCGAAGATGCTCGCCGCTACGACACCAAAGTATTGCTCGAACAGGCGGTGGACGCGCGCGAGCTCGAGGTCGCGGTGATGGGCAACGACACACCCCAGGCTTCTCTGGCCGGCGAAATCCGACCCAAGGGTGGGTTCTACGACTATGAAGCCAAATACGTCGACGACGCTACCGAGCTGATCATTCCAGCGGATTTGACCCAGACCGAGAGCGACGCAATCCGCGAACTTGCGGTGCGCGCCTACAAGACACTCGACGCGGCGGGCCTGGCGAGGGTCGATTTCCTGATGCGCCGCGACGACGGCACAATCTTCATCAACGAACTCAACAGCCTGCCGGGCTTCACCCAGATCTCAATGTACCCCCGGCTTTGGGAAGCCACCGGGCTCAGCTACACGGATCTGCTCGATCGCCTGATCGAACTCGCCCTCGAACGCCACGAGCAGGACGCTGCGCTGATAACCCACTACGAGGGCTAG
- the larE gene encoding ATP-dependent sacrificial sulfur transferase LarE → MALPSAESPQTLPPELRRKEAVLLELLRKTGGLAVAFSGGVDSSYLAYAAKQSLGDKCLAVTALSPSYPKVQREMAEKIVADFDIPHRFIEAHEMENEAYRVNRPDRCYHCKTELFDRIDELMGELDFNTVAYGINCDDTGDFRPGHEAAREHQVLAPLLDAGLGKEEIRALSRNAGLPTAELPASACLASRLPYGTRVTTERLSQVEQGEDRLRALGFRQIRLRHHGNLARIEVSPEELPKALDPAMAAAMAKAIKSLGFRFIALDLEGYRTGSLNEVLNNRDRLDRDRLDRDRLGPTGSSR, encoded by the coding sequence ATGGCCCTCCCCTCCGCCGAATCGCCGCAAACGCTCCCGCCCGAACTGAGGCGCAAAGAGGCGGTTCTCTTGGAGCTGCTGAGGAAAACCGGCGGGCTCGCGGTGGCATTTTCGGGTGGAGTCGATTCGAGCTACCTCGCCTACGCGGCCAAGCAGAGCCTGGGCGATAAATGTCTCGCGGTGACGGCGCTGTCTCCGTCCTATCCCAAGGTGCAGCGCGAGATGGCGGAGAAAATCGTCGCTGATTTCGACATTCCCCATCGCTTCATCGAAGCCCATGAAATGGAGAACGAAGCATATCGCGTCAACCGCCCCGATCGCTGTTACCACTGCAAGACGGAACTATTCGACCGGATTGACGAACTGATGGGCGAGCTCGATTTCAATACCGTCGCCTATGGGATCAATTGCGACGACACCGGAGACTTTCGCCCGGGTCACGAAGCTGCGCGCGAACACCAGGTACTGGCACCGCTCCTCGACGCAGGCCTCGGCAAGGAAGAGATTCGTGCGCTGTCGCGCAACGCCGGCTTGCCGACGGCCGAACTGCCCGCATCCGCTTGTCTGGCGTCGCGCTTACCCTACGGCACCCGGGTCACGACCGAGCGACTCAGCCAGGTAGAACAGGGCGAAGATCGCCTTCGCGCGCTCGGCTTTCGCCAAATACGATTGCGCCATCACGGCAACCTGGCACGCATTGAAGTGTCGCCAGAGGAACTTCCCAAGGCGCTCGATCCAGCGATGGCCGCCGCCATGGCAAAGGCCATCAAGAGCTTGGGTTTTCGTTTCATCGCGCTCGATCTCGAGGGCTATCGCACGGGCTCGCTAAACGAAGTCCTCAACAATCGCGACCGACTTGATCGCGACCGACTTGATCGCGATCGCCTGGGCCCAACGGGCAGTTCGCGCTGA
- a CDS encoding DUF2029 domain-containing protein — protein sequence MSSPTRDDPNGMSRDSKAKRSDHVIRRGYGSYWFFAAIAVGMALRLFFTFSTSGTLDVDIWHLHTIALAKQGLISYYQGGALIFNHPPPAAWLVATLANIADATGISFAALLRLPFSLFDLASVWLILRLLAGTPHARWVAAAYWLHPLAIIYSSYHGNTDSSIAFFLLATTLLVSRNQGLWAGAALGLCLWFKIPGILAAPVFFFALPDLRERLRFCLAGGAVALIGYGPALLMNAQAVIDAVLLYPGLRIHTGSGITTWGLLNLYPDVGSLPAALRLPFVDFTQASLDYNSAICIAPIVLLGWLRRNERKPVALATSVAASFALFYGLTNFWAFQYLAWSIPFWLLSSRWLAVSASLFATVYIYGAYAWLCGDAFLLGTWDFVGKPDWPGWLIAARNTANLFFLATGLVFTLQALNAERQRYRRDAGQSSPG from the coding sequence TTGAGTTCGCCGACCCGCGACGACCCAAACGGAATGTCCCGGGATTCAAAGGCGAAGCGTTCCGATCACGTCATTCGCCGGGGTTACGGTTCATACTGGTTCTTCGCGGCCATCGCGGTCGGTATGGCCTTGCGACTCTTCTTCACCTTCTCGACATCCGGGACTCTCGATGTCGACATCTGGCACCTCCACACCATCGCACTCGCAAAGCAGGGCCTGATTTCTTACTACCAGGGTGGGGCGTTGATTTTCAATCACCCGCCACCCGCGGCGTGGCTGGTCGCGACGCTTGCCAATATTGCAGACGCGACGGGCATTTCCTTCGCGGCCCTCCTGAGACTTCCCTTTTCATTGTTCGATCTCGCGAGTGTGTGGTTGATCCTTCGCCTGCTCGCCGGAACTCCTCATGCGCGATGGGTCGCCGCGGCCTACTGGCTGCACCCGCTGGCCATCATCTACTCCTCGTATCATGGCAACACCGACAGCTCCATCGCGTTTTTTCTTCTCGCGACGACTCTGCTGGTATCGAGGAACCAGGGCCTGTGGGCAGGGGCAGCTCTTGGACTCTGCCTCTGGTTCAAGATCCCCGGCATTCTCGCCGCCCCCGTCTTTTTCTTTGCCTTGCCGGACCTGCGGGAACGTTTGCGATTCTGTCTCGCGGGTGGCGCCGTTGCATTGATCGGATACGGACCCGCCCTGTTGATGAACGCCCAGGCGGTAATCGATGCGGTGCTCCTCTATCCCGGACTTCGCATCCACACGGGCAGCGGCATCACGACCTGGGGACTCCTCAATCTCTATCCCGACGTCGGGTCACTTCCAGCAGCCCTGCGTCTCCCGTTCGTCGACTTCACCCAGGCCTCGCTCGACTACAACAGCGCAATCTGCATCGCGCCGATCGTTTTGTTGGGCTGGTTGCGGCGAAACGAGCGCAAACCCGTTGCCCTGGCAACGAGCGTGGCGGCTAGCTTCGCACTCTTCTACGGACTCACGAATTTTTGGGCGTTTCAGTATCTCGCCTGGTCGATTCCGTTCTGGCTGCTTTCCAGCAGATGGTTGGCGGTTTCTGCATCGCTGTTCGCGACCGTCTATATCTACGGTGCCTATGCGTGGCTTTGCGGTGACGCATTTCTGTTGGGGACATGGGACTTCGTTGGCAAACCCGACTGGCCGGGCTGGCTGATCGCGGCGCGCAACACCGCAAACTTGTTTTTTCTCGCCACGGGGTTGGTTTTCACGCTTCAGGCGCTCAACGCAGAGCGACAGCGCTACCGGCGGGACGCTGGGCAAAGCTCTCCGGGCTAA
- a CDS encoding DEAD/DEAH box helicase, with protein MTSKSDVFKGLSKDIQRAIAELGWTEPMPVQEKAIPLMQSGGDLIVKAFTGSGKTGAFAVPICEAIDTESKATQALIMLPTRELAIQVAQDTAAIGKYRGVRCLAIYGGVGYGPQNEGLQAGAHIIVGTPGRILDHLGNGRIDFSELQVLILDEADEMLSLGFWPDMREIASHLPENRKTHLFSATIPEKVRSLSRFFQNDAEFLALEGEDLSPQQIEHIYYVCTASNKEATLLRIIEYEDPESAIIFCNTKADVRYVTSYLQRRNIDADQISGDLTQVAREAAINSIKRGELRFLIATDVAARGIDISNLSHVISYSASDSPEVYVHRTGRTGRAGKSGVAISLVSGLDIGNFKHMQNVNKIKITERKVPSEKDMRDRIAERLKVKVEHEMRALPAEVVTDQIDRLIPVVETLADSHEGRRDLAGILAAYLADHRPETTVTEPKASEQGDEAGANADSREQRNGSRGGGRGRSGSGGGRGRSGGGGGRGRKPGGGRGRRPR; from the coding sequence ATGACAAGCAAATCCGACGTTTTCAAGGGTCTCTCCAAAGACATTCAGCGCGCGATCGCCGAGCTGGGTTGGACCGAACCGATGCCTGTTCAGGAAAAGGCCATCCCGCTCATGCAATCGGGCGGCGACCTGATCGTGAAGGCGTTCACCGGCAGCGGCAAGACGGGCGCTTTCGCAGTTCCGATCTGCGAGGCCATCGACACTGAATCAAAGGCCACCCAGGCGCTGATCATGCTCCCCACCCGCGAGCTCGCCATCCAGGTCGCTCAAGATACGGCGGCGATCGGCAAGTACCGCGGAGTGCGTTGCCTCGCCATCTACGGCGGTGTCGGATACGGACCGCAAAACGAGGGGTTGCAGGCGGGAGCACACATCATCGTGGGAACGCCCGGGCGTATCCTCGATCATCTCGGCAATGGGCGGATCGACTTTTCCGAGCTTCAGGTGCTGATCCTCGACGAAGCCGACGAAATGCTGTCCCTAGGCTTTTGGCCGGACATGAGGGAAATTGCCTCGCATCTGCCGGAAAACAGAAAAACCCATCTCTTCTCCGCGACCATTCCAGAGAAGGTGAGGTCGCTTTCCCGCTTCTTCCAAAACGATGCCGAGTTCCTGGCCCTCGAGGGAGAAGATCTCTCCCCCCAGCAGATCGAGCACATTTACTATGTCTGCACCGCTTCCAACAAAGAAGCCACGTTGCTGCGCATTATCGAATACGAGGACCCCGAGAGTGCAATCATCTTCTGCAACACCAAGGCGGACGTCCGCTACGTCACCAGCTACCTGCAAAGGCGCAACATCGACGCCGATCAGATTTCCGGCGACCTGACTCAGGTGGCCAGAGAAGCGGCGATCAACAGCATCAAGAGGGGCGAACTGCGTTTTCTCATCGCCACTGACGTCGCTGCCCGGGGCATCGACATCAGCAATCTCTCTCATGTGATCAGTTATTCAGCATCCGATTCTCCCGAAGTCTACGTTCACCGAACCGGCCGCACTGGACGCGCAGGCAAGAGTGGCGTGGCGATCTCTCTGGTCTCGGGGCTCGACATCGGCAACTTCAAGCACATGCAGAACGTGAACAAGATCAAGATTACCGAGCGCAAGGTTCCGAGCGAAAAAGACATGCGCGATCGAATTGCCGAGCGCTTGAAGGTCAAGGTCGAGCACGAGATGCGCGCGCTCCCGGCCGAAGTGGTCACCGATCAAATCGATCGTCTCATTCCCGTCGTCGAAACTCTGGCGGACAGCCACGAGGGTCGGCGAGATCTTGCGGGCATCCTCGCTGCATATCTGGCGGATCACCGACCCGAAACGACGGTGACTGAACCCAAAGCAAGCGAGCAGGGCGACGAAGCCGGAGCGAACGCAGACTCACGCGAACAGCGCAATGGCTCCCGGGGCGGCGGGCGCGGGCGCTCGGGTTCAGGCGGCGGGCGCGGGCGTTCCGGTGGTGGCGGCGGTCGCGGACGAAAACCCGGAGGTGGCCGCGGTAGACGCCCACGTTGA
- the gatC gene encoding Asp-tRNA(Asn)/Glu-tRNA(Gln) amidotransferase subunit GatC — translation MRASLLAMSRIDADTIQYIAKLARLSLDTDEVAQMTADLDRVLEYVATLEELDTDGITPTAHAIALETPLRNDEAVGGMDPELAVSNAPVAAGTAFSVPKVLDGEAV, via the coding sequence ATGCGGGCTAGCCTGCTCGCCATGTCCCGAATTGACGCCGATACGATCCAGTACATCGCCAAACTGGCCCGGCTTTCTCTCGACACCGACGAAGTTGCACAGATGACTGCGGATCTGGACCGCGTTCTCGAATACGTCGCAACCCTCGAAGAACTCGATACCGACGGGATCACGCCCACCGCCCATGCGATCGCCCTCGAAACGCCCCTGCGAAACGACGAAGCCGTCGGCGGTATGGATCCCGAGTTGGCCGTATCGAACGCCCCGGTTGCCGCTGGAACTGCCTTCTCAGTGCCCAAGGTCCTCGACGGAGAAGCGGTCTGA